From Gossypium arboreum isolate Shixiya-1 unplaced genomic scaffold, ASM2569848v2 Contig00299, whole genome shotgun sequence, one genomic window encodes:
- the LOC128288828 gene encoding uncharacterized protein LOC128288828: MEVQHCAESTTKTMAYLQPLIFYILSALPIFWLISPSLSSLDNVNDKVTVSLYYETSLCPRCASFISNDLVKVFHTDLHTIINLRLVPWSNAEIHCQDFENFVKYVCQAYKGDHKPAACKAQSSNLSPTIYALPQPPVIPVVDFYKLALQWPPSVCSSTLNCKLPIPTEFKIHGIWAQDAHDMPVPRTMQGILAPIHNLLQPATTPSDVALVGKKLNNRNKAKAEPVFFLSL; the protein is encoded by the exons ATGGAGGTTCAACATTGTGCAGAATCTACCACTAAAACAATGGCTTATCTTCAACCATTGATCTTCTATATTCTGTCCGCTCTTCCAATATTCTGGCTTATATCTCCCTCCCTTTCCTCTTTAGATAATGTTAATGACAAGGTTACTGTGTCACTGTACTATGAAACAAGTTTATGTCCACGTTGTGCCTCCTTTATCTCCAATGACCTCGTCAAGGTCTTCCATACTGACCTCCATACCATTATCAATCTAAGATTGGTCCCTTGGAGCAATGCTGAAATCCATTGCCAG gactttgaaaattttgtgaaatatGTGTGCCAAGCTTATAAAGGAGATCATAAACCAGCTGCTTGCAAAGCACAATCATCCAATCTCAGCCCAACCATCTATGCAT TACCCCAGCCGCCAGTAATTCCAGTGGTAGACTTCTATAAATTGGCACTTCAATGGCCTCCCTCAGTTTGTAGCTCTACTCTCAACTGTAAACTCCCAATCCCAACTGAATTCAAAATACATGGAATTTGGGCGCAAGACGCTCATGACATGCCGGTGCCCCGTACAATGCAAGGAATCCTTGCACCCATCCACAACCTACTACAACCCGCCACAACTCCAA GTGATGTAGCTCTTGTTGGGAAGAAACTGAACAACCGAAACAAAGCGAAAGCCGAACCGGTGTTCTTTCTCTCCTTATAA